From Bacteroides uniformis:
ACGGTACCGATACGATGGCCTATACAGCCTCCGCCCTCAGTTTCATGCTCGAGAACCTTTCCAAGCCGGTCATCCTCACCGGTTCCCAGCTTCCCATCGGCACCCTGCGCACCGACGGGAAAGAGAACCTCATCACCGCCATTGAAATAGCCGCCGCCAAGCATCCGGACGGTACTCCTATCGTCCCCGAAGTGTGCATCTTCTTCGAGAACGAGCTGATGCGGGGCAACCGTACCACCAAAATCAATGCCGAGAATTTCAATGCTTTCCGCTCCTTCAACTATCCCGCACTGGCAAAGGCAGGCATCCATATCCGTTATAACGAGCACCTCATCCACCGTCCCGACCCGTCACGCCCCATGAAGCCGCACTACCTTTTCGACACCAATGTCGTAGTGCTCACCCTCTTTCCCGGCATCCAGGAAAGCATCATCAACTCCGTGCTTCATGTTCCCGGCCTGAAAGCTGTTGTCCTCAAGACCTTCGGTTCCGGCAATGCCCCCCAGAAAGAATGGTTCATCCGCCAGCTGAAAGAAGCCAGCGAACGTGGCATTGTCATCGTCAACATCACCCAATGCCAAAGTGGCGCCGTCGAGATGGGACGTTACGAAACCGGTCTGCAACTTCTCCAGGCAGGTGTCATCAGCGGCTATGACAGTACCCCCGAATGTGCCGTCACCAAACTCATGTTCCTCCTGGGGCATGGACTGGACCAAGCCGAAATCCGCCACCGCATGAATTCCGACCTGGCAGGAGAAATCACCAAGATTTAGTAAAGCGGCAATACAGAGGGCATTTAGTAATATTGATAATTTTCAAGACAAACTTGCATTATCTATCCATGCAAAATCGTTAAAAAGCGTTAACCAACACGCTTTTATCCCCCATTAATAAAGCTTATTAGTTTAAATAAACGTACTTTTGCTTACAATCAAGCAAAACAAATGTAAAATATGGGAGAAAATACCCTATACAAACGCTTTCTGCCGCTTGTTATTCTTACAGTAGGCATACTGCTGCAGGGTTGTAAAGACGATGTTTTTAACCCCGAAAAAGTGAAAGCAGCCTATCAAGACAGGTTTCCGGTCAAGAACATAGATCCGGCTATGGATTGGAAAATGACTCAGCAGGTCCGGGTCAATGTTTCTGTATCCGAAGATACCGGCATCGACTATACCATACGTATTTACGACAAGAACCCCTTAATCAGCCGGTCATCTGCCAAACTGCTGACAGAAGGCACCGCCAATAATACAACAGTATTTACTACCGTCATGGACTGCCCTTCTGTGCTGACGAGCGCTTTTGTGTGCCGCACCGATGCACACAGCCGCAACATAGTAAAATACGTATCCATCCAAAACGGTCAGCTCCATGCCGCTTTCGGCAGTTCCCCCACAACTACACGTGCCGCATGGACACGCAGTGTCAGCATCGAGACCTATTCACCGGAAAAGTCTGAGGCAGAAATCACCGCAATGCTATCAAGTGCCGAAGAAATAAGGCCGAATACCGATTTTCAAAACGGAAAAGCCTACAAAATCTCCAAAGACAATATATATAGGAATAAAATCAGCAAGGACGGCATGGGAAGTGACAATCCGGCCATCATCATCATTGAAGGCAGCTGGGAACCCAATGGAAACAACATGACCGTTGAACGAGGCTTCGAATTCTATGTGATTGACGGAGGGGAAATCGTGATACCGGACGAGCACACCTTCACTTTAGTGCAATCCAGCCGGTTTATCGTCTACGCGGGTGGAACCATCAAAGGGAACGACATCGAATTGACCAATGCATCCGGAGGCAGCTACAACTACAATGCCGGCACTATGGAAATAGATGATTTCCATGTCAGCCAGGGAGGAGCATTCTATAATTGCGGTACTGTGCGTGTCGATGAAATGAATTTCGACAGCGGATGCAAATTCATCAACCAGGGCAAAGCCTATATCGGGAAAACCGACAGCAACATCACTATAGACAACGGATGCTATCTATATGCGGAAGAATTTGTAGGCACACTGAACATGGGAGACACCTCTTCTGCAGAGATAGAGGATTTCGGGGACCATAGCAACAATTACAACACCCAAATCACGATGGGTGACAACTCCATGATAACCGTACTTGATGAAGCAGAATTGTCACAAGCACAATTTATGGGTCCAAACAATGAATATGCACTGGTAAAAATCAATAAAATTGAAGATATAGGAAATTTCTCCAGCCAGGGAAACATTCATTATGAAGTGAAAGAAATTGACGATGATATCACCGAGGATATCTGGTGGGAAGCCAAATTCCTTGATGCCATCAAGAACACCGAAGGAACCATATCCAAATGGGGAGAATCCCCCATCACCATTCCTGCCGGAGACTGTACGGGCGAAGGCAATACTCCGGACGAGTCCGGCTCAGAAACCCCTACAGACCCGGTCTCCTATACGTACGTATTCGAAGACAACTTCCCGTTGGTAGGCGACTATGACTTCAACGACGTGGTCTTGGACGTGAAGACCTACTATCACCGCGAGAAAAAGACGAACCACATCAAGCGCATACAGCTCGACGTGACCCTTGCTGCAGCAGGAGCAAGCAAGCCGTTGGGCGTAGGGCTCCGGATTACCGGAATCAATAAATCCGATATCCGGGAAGTCAAGACCGGAGGCGACGATTCGCGTTTCCAGGAGTCATTCAACAGCTCGTACAACAAATTCAGGTACAATAACGTTACTTATATGGAAGATTCCGATCCGAGTGTCGTAATCCCCATTGCAGGCGAAGTACACAATGTATTTGGAGTCGAACCGGGTGAGATGGTAAACACCGGCATTGGAGTAACCGCCAAAGAGTATACTTATGAAGTCATTATTGAACTGACAGACCAAACTCGGACAGAGCCCCTATTCTCAAAAGACAATCTGGACTTCTTCATCTGTTATCAATATAAAAGCATGGAACAACGCATGGAAGTTCATCTTTACGAATTTTGGGGATATGGCGCCACTGCCGCCGGAACCATACAGCAAGAGAATCTTGACTTAGCGGGCAACAACACGTGGGCAATCTGCGTGCCGTATGGCTTCCGCTATCCCAAGGAAACCATCAATGTTTCACGTACTGACATCCCCGAAGCAAGCGCATATCCGGAATTCATCTATTGGGCCCAAGACAGAACCCAGTATACGGAATGGTACGAACACCCGGTAGAAGAAAATGTATATAGATAAATATAGCAAACAATTATCATAAACAATGAAACAAATATTATTTGTAGATGACAAACCTGCCATAGGCAAGGTACTCTCGGTCTATTTAGGGAAAGAGAATGAGCTGGTTTATTTCGAAGATCCCGTCAGGGCCATAGAATGGCTGAATGAGGGGAACGAACCCGCTCTCATCATTTCGGACATACGCATGCCCAAGATGACCGGCAGTGAATTCCTGGCATATCTGAAAAGCAATTCACTTTTCAAGGACATTCCGGTTGTGATGCTTTCCAGTGAAGAAAGTACCACCGAGCGCATCAACCTGCTCGAAGCCGGGGCCGAGGATTTCATACTGAAACCTTTCAATCCTATGGAGCTGAAGGCCCGCATCAAGAAATTTCTCTAAACAACAAAATCAATGGATATGTTATATTATATCTACATAGGTAGCAACCGCGTCACCATCGACCACTTGAGCAAAATTACGGGAGGCATGTTCATGGCTGTTTCATCCTGCAACAAAGCGGCGAAAGTCATCGACGGTATCCGCGAACGGTACAACACATCCATTCTTTACGAAGAAAGTACCCCTCAAAAGGACAGCCAGAACATCACTTTCCTGCACAAGCGCTTCCCCCGTGTCTACATCATCCTCATCACCGAAGGACTGCAGAAGGAACACCGCAAGCTCTATCTGCAGGCAGGTGTCAACAACACCCTTTCCCCCATGGCCAGCGAAGAGAGCCTCCTGCAAATGGTAAAATTCCTCCGGTTGCGCAAGGAGCACAAACTGCAGGAATTCAGCCAGTCACACCGTAAGATATTCAACACCTTCCACCTGCCTGTGTGGAAGCGCATATTCGACATCCTCTTTGCCGTTGCCGTACTGATTGTGCTGTCTCCCATACTCATCGCGACAGCCATAGCCATCCGCGTGGAAAGCAAGGGAAGAGTGATTTACAAGTCCCAGCGTGTGGGCAGCAACTACCAGATATTCAACTTCCTGAAGTTCCGCTCCATGTACACCAATGCCGACAAGCGCCTGAAAGAGCTGAACGCCCTCAACCAATATAAGATAGAGGAAGAGCTTACGGACGAGCAGCCCGATATCCGCTTCGACGACCTGACCGGCACTTCTGAAGAAGAGGCTACCCTGCTGATTTCGGACGATTTTGTCATCTCTGAAGAAGATTTCCTCAAAAAGAAGGCCCAAGAAAAACAGAATACGTTCGTCAAGATAGAGAACGATCCCCGTGTCACCCGCGTAGGCCGTTTCATCCGCAAGTACAGCATTGACGAACTGCCGCAGCTGTTCAACGTCCTCAAAGGAGACATGAGCATCGTGGGCAACCGCCCGCTCCCCCTCTACGAGGCCGAGCTGCTGACCAGCGACGCATATATCGAGCGCTTCATGGCCCCCGCCGGACTGACGGGACTGTGGCAAGTGGAGAAACGAGGCGGCGCCGGGAAGATGTCGGCCGAAGAGCGCAAGCAACTGGACATTAAGTACGCCCAAGAATTCTCATTCTGGCTGGACATGAAGATACTGTGCAAGACGCTGACGGCGTTTGTGCAAAAAGAGAATGTATAAAAAGATAATAGGAATTATATGGTTTTAGAGATGATAAAAAGATATATCAAGTCCATCATTTACAGTGTAATCCTTTTAGGATTGTTGGGGGTACCTTTGTCTGTGGCTGCGCAGCAGGAGTTGACACGGGAGGAGCGCATCAAGATATTGGAGCAACTCAAGATGGAGGATAAAAAAATAGAAGTCAACACATTGGGTTTAATCAGTCCGAAGACATCAATAGATATTGAGAAATTAGAATTGCCCCCTCTATCTGTCTTTCTTGATGCAGTGACAGAGAATGCGTCAGTAAAAAGAGCCCAATCCCAAGTAGAGCAACTCAAGAACCAATATCGCCTGGAAAAGCGGAACTGGTGGAACTACTTCAGACTGAACGGTAACTATTCTTACGGACGCTACAATATTATAGGCAATGCCAGTGACGAGTTCACCCCTATGTACCAGACAACCATGTCGAGTGCCCAGCACAACTTCAATGTCGGGGCCAGCTTCGGCATCACCTTAGGAGACTTGTTCAACCGACCACTGAAACTGAAAGACTACCGCTATCAGATAGAACAATTGCAATATATGCAAGAAGATGTCATGGAAGAACGGAGACTAAAGGTATTGGAAGCCTACAATGCAGTTACCGAACAATTAGCCACTATAAAAGCCAAAGCAGAAACGGCCGCCTTGTATAACGCACAGATGAAAATTTCAGAAAACAACTTCATACAAGGAGCCATTGATATCATTGCACTTTCTTTGGAACGTGCACGCCGCACCGGTGCCGTGACTAATTATGAGCAAAGCCGCGTAGCTTTACACAATTCAATCGTATTGTTAGAGATGCTGACTAATGTTAAAGTTATAACAGACAAGTAAAACTAATTATGAATATAGTACAATTTTTGGCAAGCTTCTTTTACCGCATCCGTTATTGGTTATTGTGGGGAAGCCTCCTTGTTACAGCATTAGTCATATACTTTACACAGTTTTTACCATACAGTTATACGGTAAACAGCAGTCTATATGCAGGTGTAACCAACAGCACCAATCTGGACGGAAGCCAGCTTATCAATATCAACAGTACCTTCGACAATATCATCAATATAGGCAAGTCCAAAAACACTTTGGCAAAGGTTTCGGTACGTCTGCTTGCAACCAGCCTCGTATACGGTGATGAGTGGAAAGACAACATGTACATTCAAGCCAAACATTATAGGCAGCTCGTCCAAATCCTTCCTAAAGAAGTGCTGGCTTTGGTAGACCGTTCCTCTTTGGATAAAACTACAAATAATCTGATGAATTACCGGAAAGAGAACAGCAGTAATTTTGTCTATTCCATATTCAACCGTCCCTACCCTTATTACAGTTATAGCGCATTAAGCACAATCACCATTAAACGACTGGGTACCAGCGACCTGATAGAATTGGTATATACCTCCTCCGATCCCGGTATTACGCAAAACACCCTCAAGATATTGGAAGATGAACTGTTAAAGGCTTATGAGCAACTCCGGTTCAGTGCCACGAACAGTGCTATCGCCTATTTTGAAGAACAAGTGCGCATAGCCAAAAAAGCACTTACTGCAGAAGAAGATGATTTAACAGACTATAGTGTTCAAAAACAAGTCATCAACTACGACGAGCAATCCAAGGCATTAGCTTTGACCAAATATGCGACGGACGACCGTATGGAAGAAGTGCAGCGAAACTATGGAAGCGCAGTGGCTTTACGCCAGATGTTAGAGAATAAAATGGACATACGTGCCAAGATTATACGCACAAATACTAATTTGTTGCAAGAACTGGAAAAAGTTAGTACCCTGAACCAAAGTATTCTTGAGCAAGAAATATTCACCACAGAACAGAGCCAGCAGAATAGTGATAAACTTCAAAGAGAAAAAGACGCTCTGCAAAAGGCAGAAGAAAAGATAAGCCATCTCTCCGATAATTTAAACGAGTATGGTTTCTCCAAGGAAGGGGTAGGCATTCAAGAAATGGTGACAGAATGGCTGACGGCATGCATCAATGAGGCGAAAGCCAAAGCTGAAGTGAAAGTATTGGTTGACCGCCAACGGGACATTATCGACCAATACCGGGAATTCTCACCCGTAGGCACTCAAATCAAGCGGAAAGAACGTGCCGTAGGCATTGCCGAAGACAATTATCGCCGACAAATAGGAGGCCTTGCCGAAGCACACCTCCGTTTGCAGAATATCAAGATGACAACTGCCAACCTGCAGGTCATAGCATCCCCCGAGTATCCGCTGACAGACAATGGCAGAAAAAGAATTATCTACGTCCTTGCCGCATTCTTCGGCAGTATGATATTCATAAGCGGCTACTTCCTGCTGATTGAATTGTTAGACCGCACTCTCCGCGACCCGGACCGCAGCAAACGCCTGACCGGACTCTCTGTCATTGCAGCATTCAACGGTGTAAGCAACTTGAAGTATCGTGGATTCCTCAAGGCCTGTAACCGGCTTGCCGCTGCCTATAGTTGCCGGCAATTGAACAACTACCTGCACCCGGACCGTCCTACTGTCATAAACCTGCTCAGCATGGAGAAACGTGAAGGAAAATCATTCCTTGCCAAATATTTCATTGATTACTGGGAAACTGAGGGTATAAAAGTGCGCCTTGTAAAATATGACCACGATTTCGATACCCAAAACAAGGGATATGTACAAGCTCAAGAATTGTCTGACTTCTGGGTTCTGAATGAAGCAGAAGAAATACCGGACATCATTTTAGTGGAATATCCTGCTGTCAGTACCGCAACTCTACCTATGTCGGTATTGAAAAAAGCAGATTTCAATTTGCTGATAGCCAACGCCGCCCGATTGTGGGGCAGAGATGACGACACCCGGTTGAAACCGTTAAAGGAAGAATTGGAAGGAACTCCTCTATTTATGTATCTCAACAATGCAGACCGCGAAGTG
This genomic window contains:
- the ansA gene encoding asparaginase, whose amino-acid sequence is MKVDCPSVLLIYTGGTIGMIENPETGALENFNFDQLLQHVPELKRFNYRISSYQFDPPIDSSDMEPSLWAKIVKIINYNYDNFDGFVILHGTDTMAYTASALSFMLENLSKPVILTGSQLPIGTLRTDGKENLITAIEIAAAKHPDGTPIVPEVCIFFENELMRGNRTTKINAENFNAFRSFNYPALAKAGIHIRYNEHLIHRPDPSRPMKPHYLFDTNVVVLTLFPGIQESIINSVLHVPGLKAVVLKTFGSGNAPQKEWFIRQLKEASERGIVIVNITQCQSGAVEMGRYETGLQLLQAGVISGYDSTPECAVTKLMFLLGHGLDQAEIRHRMNSDLAGEITKI
- a CDS encoding LruC domain-containing protein, which produces MGENTLYKRFLPLVILTVGILLQGCKDDVFNPEKVKAAYQDRFPVKNIDPAMDWKMTQQVRVNVSVSEDTGIDYTIRIYDKNPLISRSSAKLLTEGTANNTTVFTTVMDCPSVLTSAFVCRTDAHSRNIVKYVSIQNGQLHAAFGSSPTTTRAAWTRSVSIETYSPEKSEAEITAMLSSAEEIRPNTDFQNGKAYKISKDNIYRNKISKDGMGSDNPAIIIIEGSWEPNGNNMTVERGFEFYVIDGGEIVIPDEHTFTLVQSSRFIVYAGGTIKGNDIELTNASGGSYNYNAGTMEIDDFHVSQGGAFYNCGTVRVDEMNFDSGCKFINQGKAYIGKTDSNITIDNGCYLYAEEFVGTLNMGDTSSAEIEDFGDHSNNYNTQITMGDNSMITVLDEAELSQAQFMGPNNEYALVKINKIEDIGNFSSQGNIHYEVKEIDDDITEDIWWEAKFLDAIKNTEGTISKWGESPITIPAGDCTGEGNTPDESGSETPTDPVSYTYVFEDNFPLVGDYDFNDVVLDVKTYYHREKKTNHIKRIQLDVTLAAAGASKPLGVGLRITGINKSDIREVKTGGDDSRFQESFNSSYNKFRYNNVTYMEDSDPSVVIPIAGEVHNVFGVEPGEMVNTGIGVTAKEYTYEVIIELTDQTRTEPLFSKDNLDFFICYQYKSMEQRMEVHLYEFWGYGATAAGTIQQENLDLAGNNTWAICVPYGFRYPKETINVSRTDIPEASAYPEFIYWAQDRTQYTEWYEHPVEENVYR
- a CDS encoding response regulator; translated protein: MKQILFVDDKPAIGKVLSVYLGKENELVYFEDPVRAIEWLNEGNEPALIISDIRMPKMTGSEFLAYLKSNSLFKDIPVVMLSSEESTTERINLLEAGAEDFILKPFNPMELKARIKKFL
- a CDS encoding sugar transferase, which codes for MLYYIYIGSNRVTIDHLSKITGGMFMAVSSCNKAAKVIDGIRERYNTSILYEESTPQKDSQNITFLHKRFPRVYIILITEGLQKEHRKLYLQAGVNNTLSPMASEESLLQMVKFLRLRKEHKLQEFSQSHRKIFNTFHLPVWKRIFDILFAVAVLIVLSPILIATAIAIRVESKGRVIYKSQRVGSNYQIFNFLKFRSMYTNADKRLKELNALNQYKIEEELTDEQPDIRFDDLTGTSEEEATLLISDDFVISEEDFLKKKAQEKQNTFVKIENDPRVTRVGRFIRKYSIDELPQLFNVLKGDMSIVGNRPLPLYEAELLTSDAYIERFMAPAGLTGLWQVEKRGGAGKMSAEERKQLDIKYAQEFSFWLDMKILCKTLTAFVQKENV
- a CDS encoding TolC family protein, translating into MIKRYIKSIIYSVILLGLLGVPLSVAAQQELTREERIKILEQLKMEDKKIEVNTLGLISPKTSIDIEKLELPPLSVFLDAVTENASVKRAQSQVEQLKNQYRLEKRNWWNYFRLNGNYSYGRYNIIGNASDEFTPMYQTTMSSAQHNFNVGASFGITLGDLFNRPLKLKDYRYQIEQLQYMQEDVMEERRLKVLEAYNAVTEQLATIKAKAETAALYNAQMKISENNFIQGAIDIIALSLERARRTGAVTNYEQSRVALHNSIVLLEMLTNVKVITDK
- a CDS encoding GumC family protein produces the protein MNIVQFLASFFYRIRYWLLWGSLLVTALVIYFTQFLPYSYTVNSSLYAGVTNSTNLDGSQLININSTFDNIINIGKSKNTLAKVSVRLLATSLVYGDEWKDNMYIQAKHYRQLVQILPKEVLALVDRSSLDKTTNNLMNYRKENSSNFVYSIFNRPYPYYSYSALSTITIKRLGTSDLIELVYTSSDPGITQNTLKILEDELLKAYEQLRFSATNSAIAYFEEQVRIAKKALTAEEDDLTDYSVQKQVINYDEQSKALALTKYATDDRMEEVQRNYGSAVALRQMLENKMDIRAKIIRTNTNLLQELEKVSTLNQSILEQEIFTTEQSQQNSDKLQREKDALQKAEEKISHLSDNLNEYGFSKEGVGIQEMVTEWLTACINEAKAKAEVKVLVDRQRDIIDQYREFSPVGTQIKRKERAVGIAEDNYRRQIGGLAEAHLRLQNIKMTTANLQVIASPEYPLTDNGRKRIIYVLAAFFGSMIFISGYFLLIELLDRTLRDPDRSKRLTGLSVIAAFNGVSNLKYRGFLKACNRLAAAYSCRQLNNYLHPDRPTVINLLSMEKREGKSFLAKYFIDYWETEGIKVRLVKYDHDFDTQNKGYVQAQELSDFWVLNEAEEIPDIILVEYPAVSTATLPMSVLKKADFNLLIANAARLWGRDDDTRLKPLKEELEGTPLFMYLNNADREVVESFTGELPPHTPVHSFFSRLAQLGLTSKSAAVK